A window of Oncorhynchus tshawytscha isolate Ot180627B linkage group LG10, Otsh_v2.0, whole genome shotgun sequence contains these coding sequences:
- the trmt44 gene encoding probable tRNA (uracil-O(2)-)-methyltransferase, with translation MPKLFAIKFTEKSNTGGFWSAIDVWIKKPHVVNKRLCGVKETQSKNVGCEELRNILLTHGSDTSESKDVLTFLNSGVELEHDQERLWSFCVRTFIPKVNCYGTTVHKDIILKDFNTQRVSFLPVEESEEGTASLRKNNIYQIHLLAEKGDEWTLELHLMRPDDWFSDGVAYPKLPWLSGELLPKLVRWATESKTSEFKSTLSLLPVEKYSIMYQQLKDKYKEMVKVWPEVTDPEKFVFEDVAIATYLLVLWGEERAVKGLTVKQSFVDLGCGNGLLVHILSNEGHPGKGIDVRKRKIWDMYGPQTHLEETAITPGDGFLFPGTDWLIGNHSDELTPWIPVIAARSSFSCRYFVLPCCFFDFYGKYQRRHCKKSQYKEYIDFISEVSTACGFNTEEDCLRIPSTKRVCLVGKSRSYQLSDEPQAEEGRDKYIQGRQPCSGVTVRESNAEDEAEHHHDHSETDRIHGTNWGAGFQPRERIETVRNCAALPRDFVDGIVLRVATSLLGLTKDGGGDVPGTWNMGGRLSVREVAELLEQETLQVLKKECGGLQTLLKNNHQVFRVEGGMVHIRDWRVQAQRPRGLQGTRADSKRKHLISGALKTRACWFHVHHPHGCPLQAEECAFAHGPDDLRPSTRPLKKMKYSN, from the exons ATGCCGAAACTCTTTGCGATAAAATTTACAGAAAAATCTAATACGGGAGGATTTTGGTCTGCCATTGATGTTTGGATAAAGAAACCACACGTTGTGAACAAACGTCTTTGTGGAGTCAAAGAGACACAGAGTAAGAATGTTGGCTGTGAAGAACTTAGAAACATTCTGCTAACTCATGGAAGTGATACTTCAGAGTCCAAGGATGTTCTTACTTTCTTGAATAGTGGCGTTGAACTCGAACATGACCAGGAGAGACTGTGGTCTTTTTGTGTGAGGACATTCATTCCTAAAGTAAACTGTTATGGCACAACTGTACATAAAGATATTATACTCAAAG ACTTTAACACTCAAAGAGTAAGCTTCTTACCAGTTGAAGAGAGTGAGGAAGGGACTGCCTCTTTACGGAAGAACAACATCTATCAGATACATCTCCTGGCTGAGAAGGGTGATGAATG GACACTAGAGTTACATCTCATGCGGCCTGATGACTGGTTCAGTGACGGGGTGGCCTACCCCAAACTGCCCTGGCTCAGTGGGGAGCTCCTGCCCAAACTGGTGCGCTGGGCCACGGAGAGTAAGACCAGTGAGTTCAAGAGCACCCTGTCTCTCCTGCCAGTAGAGAAGTACAGCATCATGTACCAACAGCTGAAAGACAAGTACAAGGAGATGGTCAAG GTATGGCCTGAAGTGACGGATCCAGAGAAGTTTGTCTTTGAAGATGTTGCCATCGCTACCTATCTTTTG GTCCTATGGGGTGAGGAGCGAGCGGTGAAGGGTCTGACCGTCAAACAGTCCTTTGTGGATCTTGGTTGTGGAAATGGTCTCCTGGTTCACATTCTAAGCAACGAAGGG CACCCTGGAAAGGGCATCGACGTGAGGAAAAGGAAGATCTGGGATATGTACGGCCCCCAAACACATCTAGAG GAAACGGCAATCACTCCCGGTGATGGCTTCTTATTCCCGGGCACAGACTGGCTGATTGGAAACCACTCGGACGAGCTCACACCATGGATCCCCGTTATAGCGGCCAG GTCATCCTTCTCCTGCCGGTATTTTGTCCTGCCGTGCTGCTTCTTTGACTTCTATGGGAAGTACCAGCGGAGACACTGTAAGAAGTCCCAGTATAAGGAATACATTGACTTCATCTCTGAGGTCAGCACAGCCTGTGGGTTCAACACAGAGGAGGACTGCCTGAGAATCCCCTCCACAAAGCGG GTGTGTCTGGTAGGAAAGTCGAGGAGCTACCAGCTGTCGGATGAGCCgcaggcagaggaggggagagacaagTATATACAGGGTCGTCAGCCCTGCTCCGGGGTCACAGTTCGAGAGTCAAATGCCGAGGATGAAGCCGAGCACCACCACGACCACTCAGAGACTGACAGGATCCACGGCACCAACTGGGGAGCTGGATTCCAGCCCCGAGAGAGGATCGAGACAGTGCGGAACTGTGCTGCCCTTCCCCGGGACTTTGTAGATGGTATAGTCCTACGTGTGGCTACCTCTCTGCTGGGGTTGACCAAGGACGGAGGTGGGGATGTCCCCGGCACCTGGAACATGGGAG gcagGCTGTCCGTGAGAGAGGTGGCTGAGTTGTTGGAGCAGGAGACTCTGCAGGTCCTGAAGAAAGAATGTGGCGGTCTGCAGACCCTGCTCAAGAACAACCACCAGGTCTTCAGAG TGGAAGGTGGTATGGTCCATATCCGGGACTGGCGGGTACAGGCCCAGAGGCCTAGAGGGCTGCAGGGTACAAGGGCTGATTCTAAGCGGAAGCACCTAATCTCTGGTGCCCTGAAGACCCGGGCCTGCTGGTTCCACGTCCACCACCCTCACGGATGCCCACTGCAGGCCGAGGAGTGTGCCTTCGCCCATGGCCCAGACGATCTCCGACCTTCCACCAGACCACTCAAGAAAATGAAGTACTCCAATTGA